From Pleuronectes platessa chromosome 17, fPlePla1.1, whole genome shotgun sequence, one genomic window encodes:
- the abcd4 gene encoding ATP-binding cassette sub-family D member 4 isoform X2 — protein sequence MVLILLNSTLKSVDQYICNQMYISWRKTLTESLHTSYFQGRVYYTLNVLRKEIDNPDQRISQDVERLCKQMSTMASRLIISPFTLTYYTYHCFYSTGWIGPVSIFSYFVIGTIANKILMGPIVSTLCEQEKLEGDFRFKHMQIRVNAESAAFYRSGKVEHMRTNWRLQALLLTQKSLINKELWLYIGVNTFDYLGGFLSYIVIAIPIFTGIYDGLTPGELSGLISKNAFVCIYLINGFTQLIDLSTTLSDVAGYTHRIGELREVMDDILRKQCDYDPASGESYDFDSDFNVHAGPADTAFILDHLSYKSPFSDQLLVKDLSLKISQGTHLLVVGNTGTGKTSLLRVLNRLWEADSGFVQMTTCFGPRGTLFLPQKPYLTDGTLREQIIYPLKDIYPSSGSVDDDRIIQFLELAGVSSLLKRTGGLDEEVDWNWYDVLSPGEMQRLCFARLFYLQPKYAVLDEATSALTEEAEAQLYRTCKQLGMTLVSLGHRSSLEKFHDVQLKLCGDGQWELTRLKGSSGGGVIYRDETM from the exons ATGGTGCTCATTTTACTCAACTCCACA ctgaAAAGTGTGGACCAGTACATTTGCAATCAGATGTACATCAGCTGGAGGAAGACGCTGACTGAGAGCCTCCACACGTCCTACTTCCAGGGTCGAGTCTACTACACACTCAACGTACTCAGAAAGGAAATTGACAACCC AGACCAGCGGATTAGTCAGGATGTGGAGAGGTTGTGTAAACAGATGAGCACCATGGCCAGTCGCTTGATCATCTCGCCGTTCACGCTGACTTACTACACCTACCACTGCTTctacag CACCGGCTGGATCGGCCCTGTGAGTATCTTCAGCTACTTTGTGATCGGGACCATTGCCAATAAAATCCTAATGGGGCCGATTGTGTCAACTCTGTGTGAGCAAGAAAAACTGGAGGGGGACTTCAG gttcaaacacatgcaaatccgTGTCAACGCAGAGTCTGCAGCTTTTTACAG atcTGGTAAAGTGGAGCACATGAGGACTAATTGGAGACTTCAGGCTCTGCTACTTACTCAGAAAAGTCTCATAAATAAAGAACTCTGGCTCTATA TCGGGGTGAACACGTTCGACTACCTCGGAGGATTCCTCAGCTACATCGTAATCGCCATTCCCATCTTCACCGGTATTTACGATGGTCTGACCCCTGGCGAGCTCAGTGGACTCATCAGTAAG AACGCCTTTGTTTGCATCTACTTGATAAACGGCTTCACGCAGCTGATCGACCTGTCGACCACTCTGTCAGATGTGGCCGGATACACCCACAG gatCGGGGAGCTGAGGGAGGTGATGGATGACATCCTACGCAAGCAGTGTGACTATGACCCGGCGTCAGGAGAAAGCTATGACTTTGACAG TGACTTCAATGTCCACGCAGGCCCAGCGGACACCGCCTTCATCCTGGATCATCTATCGTATAAATCCCCGTTCTCAGACCAGCTGCTGGTCAAGGACCTGAGTCTGAAGATCAGTCAGGGAACCCACCTGCTGGTGGTGGGCAACACGGGCACTGGCAAAACGTCTCTACTGAGAGTCCTCAACCGACTGTGGGAGGCCGACAGCG GCTTTGTCCAGATGACGACCTGCTTCGGGCCCAGGGGAACCCTCTTCCTGCCTCAGAAACCGTACCTGACCGACGGCACGCTGCGCGAACAG ATCATCTACCCACTGAAGGACATTTACCCGTCATCAG GGTCGGTGGACGATGACAGAATTATACAGTTCCTGGAATTAGCCGGAGTG TCGAGCCTCTTGAAGCGGACAGGTGGGCTGGATGAAGAAGTGGACTGGAACTG GTACGATGTTCTGTCTCCAGGTGAAATGCAGCGTCTCTGCTTCGCCCGACTTTTCTACCTTCAGCCCAAATATGCAG TTTTGGATGAGGCCACCAGTGCTTTGACAGAGGAGGCGGAGGCACAACTGTACAGGACGTGTAAACAGCTCGGTATGACTCTGGTCAGCCTGGGACACCGCAGCAGCCTGGAGAAG TTCCATGACGTCCAGTTGAAACTGTGCGGAGATGGCCAGTGGGAGTTAACTAGGTTAAAAGgaagcagcggcggcggcgtcATCTACAGAGACGAAACCATGTGA
- the abcd4 gene encoding ATP-binding cassette sub-family D member 4 isoform X1, which yields MPRPDKPEGRGASRPALDWKFVQRLCDIQRVLFPSWTSPSSLMFATLLFVTLTEQLIIYQVGILPSHFYNVLADKDYAGFASLVGTAMVLILLNSTLKSVDQYICNQMYISWRKTLTESLHTSYFQGRVYYTLNVLRKEIDNPDQRISQDVERLCKQMSTMASRLIISPFTLTYYTYHCFYSTGWIGPVSIFSYFVIGTIANKILMGPIVSTLCEQEKLEGDFRFKHMQIRVNAESAAFYRSGKVEHMRTNWRLQALLLTQKSLINKELWLYIGVNTFDYLGGFLSYIVIAIPIFTGIYDGLTPGELSGLISKNAFVCIYLINGFTQLIDLSTTLSDVAGYTHRIGELREVMDDILRKQCDYDPASGESYDFDSDFNVHAGPADTAFILDHLSYKSPFSDQLLVKDLSLKISQGTHLLVVGNTGTGKTSLLRVLNRLWEADSGFVQMTTCFGPRGTLFLPQKPYLTDGTLREQIIYPLKDIYPSSGSVDDDRIIQFLELAGVSSLLKRTGGLDEEVDWNWYDVLSPGEMQRLCFARLFYLQPKYAVLDEATSALTEEAEAQLYRTCKQLGMTLVSLGHRSSLEKFHDVQLKLCGDGQWELTRLKGSSGGGVIYRDETM from the exons ATGCCTCGTCCGGACAAGCCCGAGGGAAGAGGAGCGAGCAG ACCAGCGTTGGACTGGAAGTTTGTCCAGCGATTGTGCGACATCCAGAGAGTCCTGTTCCCGTCATGGACCAGTCCCAGTTCCCTGATGTTTGCCACGCTGCTCTTCGTCACTCTGACAG AGCAGCTGATCATTTACCAAGTGGGAATCCTCCCCAGTCACTTCTACAATGTGCTGGCAGACAAAGATTACGCAGGCTTCGCTAGTCTGGTGGGAACAGCCATGGTGCTCATTTTACTCAACTCCACA ctgaAAAGTGTGGACCAGTACATTTGCAATCAGATGTACATCAGCTGGAGGAAGACGCTGACTGAGAGCCTCCACACGTCCTACTTCCAGGGTCGAGTCTACTACACACTCAACGTACTCAGAAAGGAAATTGACAACCC AGACCAGCGGATTAGTCAGGATGTGGAGAGGTTGTGTAAACAGATGAGCACCATGGCCAGTCGCTTGATCATCTCGCCGTTCACGCTGACTTACTACACCTACCACTGCTTctacag CACCGGCTGGATCGGCCCTGTGAGTATCTTCAGCTACTTTGTGATCGGGACCATTGCCAATAAAATCCTAATGGGGCCGATTGTGTCAACTCTGTGTGAGCAAGAAAAACTGGAGGGGGACTTCAG gttcaaacacatgcaaatccgTGTCAACGCAGAGTCTGCAGCTTTTTACAG atcTGGTAAAGTGGAGCACATGAGGACTAATTGGAGACTTCAGGCTCTGCTACTTACTCAGAAAAGTCTCATAAATAAAGAACTCTGGCTCTATA TCGGGGTGAACACGTTCGACTACCTCGGAGGATTCCTCAGCTACATCGTAATCGCCATTCCCATCTTCACCGGTATTTACGATGGTCTGACCCCTGGCGAGCTCAGTGGACTCATCAGTAAG AACGCCTTTGTTTGCATCTACTTGATAAACGGCTTCACGCAGCTGATCGACCTGTCGACCACTCTGTCAGATGTGGCCGGATACACCCACAG gatCGGGGAGCTGAGGGAGGTGATGGATGACATCCTACGCAAGCAGTGTGACTATGACCCGGCGTCAGGAGAAAGCTATGACTTTGACAG TGACTTCAATGTCCACGCAGGCCCAGCGGACACCGCCTTCATCCTGGATCATCTATCGTATAAATCCCCGTTCTCAGACCAGCTGCTGGTCAAGGACCTGAGTCTGAAGATCAGTCAGGGAACCCACCTGCTGGTGGTGGGCAACACGGGCACTGGCAAAACGTCTCTACTGAGAGTCCTCAACCGACTGTGGGAGGCCGACAGCG GCTTTGTCCAGATGACGACCTGCTTCGGGCCCAGGGGAACCCTCTTCCTGCCTCAGAAACCGTACCTGACCGACGGCACGCTGCGCGAACAG ATCATCTACCCACTGAAGGACATTTACCCGTCATCAG GGTCGGTGGACGATGACAGAATTATACAGTTCCTGGAATTAGCCGGAGTG TCGAGCCTCTTGAAGCGGACAGGTGGGCTGGATGAAGAAGTGGACTGGAACTG GTACGATGTTCTGTCTCCAGGTGAAATGCAGCGTCTCTGCTTCGCCCGACTTTTCTACCTTCAGCCCAAATATGCAG TTTTGGATGAGGCCACCAGTGCTTTGACAGAGGAGGCGGAGGCACAACTGTACAGGACGTGTAAACAGCTCGGTATGACTCTGGTCAGCCTGGGACACCGCAGCAGCCTGGAGAAG TTCCATGACGTCCAGTTGAAACTGTGCGGAGATGGCCAGTGGGAGTTAACTAGGTTAAAAGgaagcagcggcggcggcgtcATCTACAGAGACGAAACCATGTGA
- the LOC128460144 gene encoding sphingosine-1-phosphate phosphatase 1 — protein sequence MAHDAVKSFVRVCRYLQEPCHVARFQNICGVKAAFADKPSKPGSGPPGTDSPGLRKRLHVSEVGNGAAGDASAPQHNGVQEDTTAESDCSSSSSSSAANVAKPLRRNSLTGDGGQEFLINNKFLFYLFTFGTELGNEMFFIVFFPFVFWNIDALVSRRLIVVWAWNLFVGQSTKDMVRWSRPASPPVVKVEVFYNSEYSMPSTHAMTGTAIPFCLFMLTYGRWQYTFLFGLCVALTWSVLVCVSRVYMGMHSILEVITGFLYSLLILAFFHPILDKIDTYYMMDHYSPLVVIVSHVGLGLVAFSLDSWSTSRGDTAQALGTGVGIALATHVNYQLGLLLDVPLSSLPLTLPSISAGLVVRSLLRFLLGVAVLLVTRMVMKAVTIPFLCRLFGLPSDDVRRARQHSKVELPYRYIVYSVVGFNCACVVPLLFRILNLA from the exons ATGGCGCACGACGCGGTGAAGTCGTTTGTACGGGTTTGCCGTTACCTCCAGGAGCCCTGTCATGTGGCGAGGTTTCAAAATATCTGCGGCGTCAAAGCCGCGTTCGCGGACAAGCCGAGCAAGCCGGGCAGCGGACCCCCGGGGACGGACTCTCCCGGGCTGAGGAAGCGGCTCCACGTCTCGGAGGTCGGGAACGGAGCGGCCGGGGACGCCTCCGCGCCGCAGCACAACGGGGTGCAGGAGGACACGACCGCCGAGTCTGActgttcatcatcttcatcatcatcagcggCTAATGTCGCTAAACCCCTCCGGAGGAACTCCCTGACCGGGGACGGGGGTCAAGAGTTCCTGATCAACAACAAGTTCCTGTTCTACCTGTTCACGTTCGGCACCGAGCTGGGCAACGAGATGTTCTTCATCGTCTTCTTCCCCTTCGTCTTCTGGAACATCGACGCCCTGGTCAGCCGGAGACTCATCGTGGTCTGGGCCTGGAACCTGTTCGTGGGTCAGTCCACGAAGGACATGGTCCGCTGGTCCCGGCCGGCCTCCCCGCCCGTGGTGAAGGTGGAGGTCTTCTACAACTCCGAGTACAGCATGCCCTCCACCCACGCCATGACGGGCACGGCCATCCCCTTCTGTCTCTTCATGCTGACATATGGACGGTGGCAG TATACCTTCCTGTTTGGCTTGTGTGTGGCGCTCACCTGGAGCGTCctggtgtgtgtgagcagagtcTACATGGGGATGCATTCTATCCTG GAGGTGATCACTGGCTTCCTGTACAGCCTCCTCATTCTCGCCTTCTTCCATCCCATTTTGGACAAGATTGACACCTACTACATGATGGACCACTACTCTCCGCTTGTGGTTATCGTCTCACACGTGGGCCTGGGACTTGTGGCGTTCTCCCTGGATTCCTGGAGCACCTCTCGGGGCGATACGGCTCAGGCCCTGGGCACCGGGGTGGGAATCGCTCTGGCAACCCATGTGAACTATCAGCTGGGGCTGCTGCTGGATGTGCCGCTCTCCTCACTTCCTCTAACGTTACCGTCAATCAGCGCCGGCCTGGTGGTCCGCTCGCTGCTGCGCTTCCTCCTTGGAGTCGCCGTCCTCCTGGTCACGAGGATGGTTATGAAAGCAGTGACTATTCCCTTCTTATGTCGACTGTTTGGGCTGCCGTCGGATGATGTGAGACGGGCGAGGCAGCACAGTAAAGTGGAGCTGCCGTACCGTTACATCGTCTACAGTGTTGTGGGCTTTAACTGTGCCTGTGTGGTGCCTCTCCTCTTTAGGATCCTAAACCTTGCCTGA